One part of the Candidatus Sericytochromatia bacterium genome encodes these proteins:
- a CDS encoding FAD-linked oxidase C-terminal domain-containing protein → MTLQATEAAWLAELEAALPAGSVWRDAAHRLAYDCDAYTIEKGAPSVVVLPASTREVSTVMRIAARHGVPVTPRGAGTGLAGGSTPAHGGILIGLSRMNRILAVDGANQRATVEAGVVNLHLTQAVTEAKLHFAPDPSSQHACTIGGNIAENSGGPHTLKYGVTVNHVLAVELVQPDGEVVWIGSEWDETPGYDLLGAVIGTEGTLGVITKAIVRLTPVPPAVCTFLAIFNTVRDASQAVSAIIAQGILPAALEMLDGAIIQAVEAAFAIGLPLDAGAALIVELDGLEAGLSADAARVSSLLQQHGAVSVTQASDAASRDRLWLARKKAIGAVGRLAPSKVTMDGVIPRTKLPEVLEAIASIAQAHGLRVANVFHAGDGNLHPILLFDERDPAQVDRVLAAGGAILKVCVDAGGSITGEHGVGIEKRDHLALMFNEADRETMQAWRQVFDPTGRMNPGKLFPVRRGCAEAGPSRLGGGPMC, encoded by the coding sequence ATGACACTGCAAGCAACCGAAGCTGCTTGGCTGGCGGAGCTGGAAGCAGCCCTCCCCGCCGGTTCGGTCTGGAGGGACGCCGCTCACCGGCTGGCCTACGACTGCGACGCCTACACCATCGAAAAGGGGGCCCCGAGCGTGGTTGTGCTGCCTGCCAGCACGCGCGAGGTCAGCACCGTGATGCGCATCGCCGCGCGCCACGGCGTCCCTGTGACCCCGCGAGGAGCAGGAACGGGCCTGGCAGGTGGCAGCACACCAGCCCACGGGGGAATTCTGATTGGCCTCTCGCGCATGAATCGGATCCTCGCCGTGGACGGCGCCAACCAGCGGGCGACGGTCGAGGCGGGCGTGGTCAACCTGCACCTGACTCAGGCCGTGACGGAAGCCAAGCTGCATTTCGCGCCGGACCCGAGTTCCCAGCACGCCTGCACGATCGGGGGCAATATCGCGGAAAATTCGGGTGGTCCTCACACCCTGAAATACGGCGTCACGGTCAATCATGTACTGGCCGTAGAACTGGTCCAACCCGACGGCGAGGTCGTCTGGATCGGCAGTGAGTGGGATGAGACCCCCGGCTATGATCTGCTCGGCGCCGTGATCGGAACGGAAGGAACGCTCGGCGTGATCACCAAGGCGATCGTTCGCCTCACCCCGGTGCCACCCGCCGTCTGTACCTTTCTCGCTATCTTCAACACCGTTCGCGATGCCAGTCAGGCGGTTTCCGCCATCATCGCGCAAGGCATCCTACCGGCGGCCCTGGAAATGCTCGATGGCGCCATCATCCAGGCCGTGGAGGCAGCCTTCGCCATCGGACTCCCGCTGGATGCGGGAGCGGCCTTGATCGTGGAACTGGACGGTTTGGAAGCGGGTCTCAGCGCTGACGCTGCCCGCGTATCGAGCTTGCTGCAACAGCACGGGGCCGTGTCGGTCACCCAGGCCAGCGACGCGGCCAGCCGCGATCGCCTCTGGCTGGCGCGCAAAAAGGCCATCGGGGCCGTTGGGCGGCTGGCTCCCAGCAAGGTGACGATGGATGGCGTCATCCCCCGCACCAAGCTGCCGGAGGTCCTGGAGGCCATTGCGAGCATCGCGCAGGCGCACGGCTTGCGCGTCGCCAACGTGTTTCACGCCGGAGACGGCAACCTTCATCCCATCCTGCTGTTCGACGAACGCGACCCCGCGCAGGTTGACCGCGTGCTGGCCGCTGGAGGAGCCATTTTGAAGGTGTGCGTCGATGCAGGCGGCAGCATCACGGGGGAGCATGGGGTGGGCATCGAAAAGCGTGACCACCTGGCCTTGATGTTCAATGAGGCCGACCGAGAAACCATGCAAGCCTGGCGGCAGGTTTTCGACCCCACCGGCCGCATGAACCCGGGCAAGCTGTTTCCCGTTCGGCGTGGCTGTGCCGAGGCAGGGCCCAGTCGACTGGGAGGAGGTCCGATGTGCTGA
- a CDS encoding FAD-binding oxidoreductase, whose translation MLKAELPSARPLEAFGVDGRLPGQLWRPDTTEATAKCLAEASRERLAVVPWGFGTHMSLGDALQRYDAALDLTALRAPIAHAPGDLTVTVSSGVTLSDLNAQLAQYGQCLPMDVEAPERTTVGGAIAAGVAGPRRLRHGTWRDRLLWMQVVTPQGNLVQSGAPVVKSVAGYDLGKLHIGALGSLGVITSVCFKLDPLPAKQVLSVVHCDPLDATFPLLAAVKAEGLAPHALTLTTGLLEAHHTFVARGVYLAVVFEGAAETVSWQAERFDALVKRQGLAIAHHTGAPFQEALQSLSTPRQSGALRLRLISLPDRVPELLTGLASLSCPPGALWGEVGNGVVRVGWATAPEAPAEFFAELASLMTRLRGTWMVEACPTNWKGGLVDVWGPERPDRPIMRALKLAWDPQGILAPGRAAGG comes from the coding sequence GTGCTGAAGGCCGAACTTCCCTCCGCAAGACCGCTGGAGGCCTTTGGCGTCGATGGCCGGCTGCCCGGACAACTCTGGCGGCCAGACACGACCGAGGCCACGGCGAAATGCCTGGCTGAAGCGTCCCGCGAACGCCTCGCGGTGGTCCCGTGGGGGTTCGGCACCCACATGTCGCTGGGAGATGCCCTCCAACGCTATGACGCCGCCCTCGACCTGACGGCCTTGCGGGCTCCCATCGCGCACGCTCCCGGCGACCTGACGGTGACGGTCTCCAGTGGCGTGACGCTGAGCGACCTGAACGCCCAGCTGGCCCAGTACGGGCAGTGCCTGCCCATGGATGTGGAGGCGCCTGAACGGACCACGGTGGGGGGAGCGATCGCCGCCGGGGTGGCCGGGCCGCGTCGCCTGCGTCACGGCACGTGGCGCGATCGCCTGCTCTGGATGCAGGTGGTCACTCCCCAGGGGAACCTGGTGCAAAGCGGCGCCCCGGTGGTGAAGAGCGTGGCAGGCTACGACCTTGGCAAGCTGCACATCGGGGCCTTGGGTTCGCTCGGGGTGATCACGTCCGTCTGTTTCAAGCTGGACCCGCTGCCCGCCAAGCAGGTGCTCTCGGTCGTGCATTGCGACCCACTGGACGCCACCTTTCCCCTGCTGGCCGCCGTGAAGGCCGAAGGTCTCGCGCCTCACGCCCTGACGCTGACCACCGGTCTGCTGGAGGCCCACCACACCTTCGTGGCTCGTGGGGTGTATCTGGCCGTGGTGTTCGAGGGGGCGGCCGAGACCGTCAGTTGGCAAGCCGAACGGTTTGATGCGCTGGTCAAGCGTCAGGGGCTGGCGATCGCCCATCACACCGGCGCCCCGTTTCAGGAGGCCTTGCAGTCCCTCTCCACCCCGCGCCAGAGTGGCGCACTGCGCCTGCGCTTGATCAGCCTACCCGATCGGGTGCCGGAGTTGCTGACAGGTCTGGCGTCACTCTCGTGCCCCCCTGGCGCGCTCTGGGGGGAGGTGGGCAATGGGGTGGTGCGCGTGGGCTGGGCGACCGCTCCCGAGGCACCGGCTGAGTTCTTCGCCGAGCTGGCGTCATTGATGACGCGCCTGCGCGGGACCTGGATGGTGGAGGCTTGTCCAACGAACTGGAAAGGTGGGCTCGTGGATGTGTGGGGGCCGGAACGCCCCGATCGCCCGATCATGCGCGCCCTCAAGCTGGCCTGGGACCCGCAGGGGATCCTCGCGCCCGGCCGTGCAGCGGGAGGCTGA
- a CDS encoding (Fe-S)-binding protein, whose amino-acid sequence MPSPTNTELLNACIHCGLCLTRCPTYRETGDEAASPRGRLYLMRALEEGRLQAGPEVNPHFDSCVGCRACETACPAGVQYGSLLERVRAEHVEPSRPAGVGLRAWRKIVRDVLPDARRLSLAAIPGRLTKRLLVRRGRAPGWLPGGLARALELLPDGPLRPASWLPEWTPAQGPERGVVAFLPGCAGSALYASSGRAAVHLLTRAGYRVWVPPALGCCGAVHLHEGDRTGAIQRVEANLAALQGQEFEAIISHAGGCGATLHEYGSLLPERGEAQTLASKATDLASFLVRVGLPAPSPRPAVRVTWHDPCHLAHGLGVRSAPRQLLASLPNVELVELPEADWCCGGAGTYTLKQAALSDSLLNHKLDHIRSTHATQVITANPPCLMQLARGLQQQLPEVQVVHLADFLAAYHP is encoded by the coding sequence GTGCCCTCACCCACCAACACCGAGCTTTTGAATGCCTGCATCCACTGTGGCCTCTGCCTGACGCGCTGCCCGACCTACCGGGAGACGGGCGACGAAGCCGCCTCCCCGCGGGGTCGGCTGTACCTCATGCGCGCCCTGGAGGAGGGTCGCTTGCAGGCGGGTCCGGAGGTCAACCCCCACTTTGACAGCTGCGTGGGCTGCCGCGCCTGCGAAACCGCCTGCCCCGCGGGCGTGCAGTATGGCAGCCTGCTCGAGCGGGTGCGAGCCGAGCACGTCGAGCCCTCCCGTCCTGCTGGTGTGGGGCTGCGCGCCTGGCGCAAGATCGTGCGGGACGTGTTGCCGGATGCCCGGCGACTGTCGCTGGCAGCCATCCCGGGGCGCCTGACCAAGCGCCTGCTGGTTCGGCGTGGACGCGCCCCGGGCTGGTTACCGGGCGGACTGGCGAGAGCCCTGGAATTGCTGCCTGATGGGCCTTTGCGCCCGGCTTCGTGGCTGCCCGAGTGGACACCGGCCCAGGGACCGGAACGCGGTGTGGTGGCCTTCTTGCCTGGCTGTGCCGGTTCCGCCCTCTATGCGTCCTCGGGCCGGGCAGCCGTCCACTTGTTGACGCGCGCCGGCTACCGCGTCTGGGTGCCGCCGGCACTCGGTTGCTGCGGCGCCGTCCACCTGCATGAAGGTGATCGGACAGGGGCCATCCAACGGGTCGAGGCCAACCTGGCCGCGCTGCAGGGTCAGGAATTCGAGGCGATCATCAGTCACGCGGGCGGGTGTGGCGCGACCCTGCACGAATACGGCTCGCTGCTGCCTGAGCGCGGGGAGGCGCAAACCCTGGCGTCCAAGGCCACGGACCTGGCCAGTTTCCTGGTGCGGGTGGGCCTGCCCGCCCCCAGTCCGCGTCCGGCCGTGCGCGTCACCTGGCATGATCCGTGTCATCTGGCCCACGGGCTAGGCGTGCGGAGCGCCCCCCGGCAGTTGCTCGCGAGTTTACCCAACGTGGAGCTGGTGGAACTGCCCGAGGCGGATTGGTGCTGTGGAGGGGCCGGCACCTACACGCTGAAACAGGCCGCACTCTCGGACAGCCTGTTGAATCACAAGCTCGACCACATCCGCAGCACGCACGCGACCCAAGTCATCACGGCCAATCCGCCCTGCCTGATGCAACTGGCCCGAGGCCTGCAGCAGCAACTCCCGGAGGTACAGGTGGTCCACCTGGCCGATTTCCTGGCCGCATACCACCCCTGA
- the leuS gene encoding leucine--tRNA ligase: MAKYDPIAIEPKWQQYWDAHKTFKTPDLPTKPKYYVLDMFPYPSGDGLHVGHPEGYTATDIVARYKRMKGFDVLHPMGWDAFGLPAEQYAIKTGIHPAVITRKNIDNFRRQIKSLGLSYDWDREVSTADPDYYRWTQWIFLKLFERGLAYEAEMPVNWCPALGTVLANEEVVDGKSEVGGHPVERRMIRQWVLRITAYAERLLSGLEGLDWPENIKEMQRHWIGRSEGAEIDFTLQGREDGFTVFTTRPDTLFGATYCVLAPEHPLVDAITTPAQREAIDAYRQAAARKSDLERTDLAKEKTGAFTGAMAINPANGEAIPVWIADYVLATYGTGAVMAVPAHDQRDWEFARAVGLPLRRVIEGGNLDEAAFTGDGRHLDSGPLDGLDNSAAKSRMVAWLEERGAGRGKVTYRLRDWIFSRQRYWGEPIPVLHQPDGRITALAEDELPLTLPHLDAITPSGTGESPLVNAGDWLKVGEASRETNTMPQWAGSCWYYLRFIDPRNTEAFAAEDKLAAWLPVDLYIGGAEHAVMHLLYARFWHKVLFDCGLVTTEEPFQKLFNQGMILGENNEKMSKSRGNVVNPDHIVAKYGADTLRLYEMFMGPLEATKPWSNTGVEGLFRFLQRVWRLFIAEDGSLNPAIAEVQNVDLTRLLHKTIKKVGSDIEGLRFNTAISQMMILLNEANKAEHLPRADMEAFVLLLAPFAPHLAEELWVRMGHVGSLAYAPWPAYDEALTRDAEVELAVQVNGKLRARIVVPAEAEKEAVLSQGKAAVAEFLDGKAIVKEVVVPGRLVNLVVSG; encoded by the coding sequence CGACGTGCTGCATCCCATGGGCTGGGATGCCTTTGGCCTGCCGGCCGAGCAGTATGCCATCAAGACCGGGATCCACCCGGCCGTCATCACGCGCAAGAACATCGACAACTTCCGTCGCCAGATCAAGTCGCTGGGCCTTTCGTACGACTGGGACCGAGAAGTCTCGACGGCTGATCCGGACTACTATCGCTGGACCCAATGGATCTTCCTGAAGCTGTTCGAACGGGGCCTGGCCTACGAGGCCGAGATGCCTGTGAACTGGTGTCCTGCGCTGGGGACGGTGCTGGCCAACGAGGAGGTCGTGGACGGAAAGTCCGAGGTGGGGGGGCACCCGGTTGAGCGCCGCATGATCCGGCAGTGGGTGCTGCGCATCACGGCTTACGCGGAACGCCTGCTGAGCGGCCTGGAAGGCCTCGACTGGCCCGAGAACATCAAGGAGATGCAGCGCCACTGGATCGGGCGCTCCGAGGGCGCCGAGATCGACTTCACGCTGCAAGGGCGCGAGGACGGCTTCACGGTCTTCACCACCCGTCCCGACACCCTGTTCGGCGCCACCTACTGCGTCCTGGCGCCCGAACACCCCTTGGTCGATGCCATCACCACGCCCGCGCAGCGCGAGGCGATCGACGCCTATCGCCAGGCGGCCGCCCGCAAGAGCGACCTGGAACGCACCGATCTGGCCAAAGAAAAGACCGGTGCCTTCACGGGCGCCATGGCGATCAACCCGGCCAACGGCGAAGCCATCCCCGTCTGGATCGCTGACTACGTGCTGGCCACCTACGGCACGGGCGCCGTCATGGCCGTGCCGGCGCACGATCAGCGCGACTGGGAGTTCGCCCGAGCGGTGGGCCTGCCCCTGCGTCGCGTGATCGAAGGAGGAAACCTCGACGAGGCCGCCTTCACCGGCGATGGCCGGCATCTGGATTCCGGTCCGCTCGACGGCCTCGACAACTCGGCGGCCAAATCCCGCATGGTGGCTTGGCTGGAGGAACGCGGGGCTGGCCGGGGCAAGGTCACCTATCGCCTGCGCGACTGGATTTTCAGCCGCCAGCGCTACTGGGGAGAACCGATCCCGGTGCTCCATCAGCCCGACGGACGCATCACGGCACTGGCCGAGGACGAGTTGCCGCTGACACTGCCGCACCTGGACGCGATCACGCCCTCGGGCACGGGCGAGAGCCCGCTGGTGAACGCCGGCGATTGGCTGAAGGTGGGGGAGGCCTCGCGCGAAACCAACACCATGCCGCAGTGGGCCGGCAGTTGCTGGTACTACCTCCGCTTCATTGACCCGCGCAACACGGAAGCCTTCGCGGCCGAGGACAAGCTGGCGGCCTGGCTGCCGGTCGATCTGTACATCGGTGGAGCCGAACACGCCGTGATGCATCTGCTGTATGCCCGCTTCTGGCACAAGGTGCTGTTCGATTGTGGCCTGGTCACGACCGAGGAACCCTTCCAGAAGCTGTTCAACCAGGGGATGATTCTCGGTGAGAACAACGAGAAGATGTCCAAGTCGCGCGGCAACGTGGTCAACCCCGATCACATCGTGGCCAAGTACGGGGCAGACACGCTGCGCCTCTATGAAATGTTCATGGGGCCACTGGAGGCGACCAAACCCTGGAGCAATACCGGGGTGGAAGGGCTGTTCCGCTTCCTGCAGCGGGTCTGGCGCCTGTTCATCGCGGAGGACGGCTCGCTCAATCCGGCGATCGCCGAGGTGCAAAACGTCGACCTGACGCGCCTGTTGCACAAGACCATCAAGAAGGTGGGCAGTGATATCGAGGGCTTGCGGTTCAACACCGCTATCAGTCAGATGATGATTCTGCTCAACGAGGCCAACAAGGCGGAACACCTGCCGCGGGCCGACATGGAGGCCTTTGTGCTGCTGCTGGCCCCCTTCGCGCCCCATCTGGCGGAGGAATTGTGGGTCCGCATGGGGCACGTCGGGTCGTTGGCTTACGCCCCCTGGCCGGCTTACGACGAGGCCCTCACCCGCGATGCCGAAGTGGAATTGGCGGTTCAGGTCAACGGCAAGTTGCGCGCGCGCATCGTGGTGCCGGCCGAGGCGGAGAAGGAAGCGGTGTTGAGCCAGGGCAAGGCGGCGGTGGCCGAATTTCTCGACGGCAAGGCGATCGTCAAGGAAGTCGTGGTGCCGGGACGCCTGGTCAATCTGGTGGTCTCTGGCTGA